TTCATTCGGTACACAACAGATATTCGATTCTCTCCGTTGGTTCGGGGTGCTCGCAGTAATTGAGGGGGTCGAAGAtcaaaaaatgagttatttaTTATCCAAGCATTCTTCTTACGGCTAGATCCAATTTCCTCATCTCTTTGAGACAAGGGGTCTTCTAGTTTTCTCGGTACTTGAAACAATTTTGTCTTCTCCATATCactataataatttaatatgagGAACTACTGAACTCACTCACTTACCGTCGTTACTCTTCGGTTTTCTGTTGAGGTTTATCATGTATCCTTATGCAATTTCATGAGATATGTGATAGGGATGGGAAAAAAGGATCGATCGAGTTGAAAATCGCTCGGACTGAATCGaccggtttggttcggttcccgTTTCTATAATATTAAAACCggttctaacaaaaaaaaaaaacgatgatTTTCGGTGCAGTTCACAATTCTAGGAGAAATCGAACTGCCAAAcaagatggatttttttttatttattatttattaaatataaatcTAATAATctattggattttttatttattaaatgtaaatctaattttaattaatatattaaaattaaagtatATGTTGCTCACCCCTTCTAATAATCCACCGGATCCATTGGATCTCCCGGAAGTGGAATCGGACCGATCACTCCTAATGCACAATACCTATTCGCTCTGTATCGATGAGTGTTGATTTCAGCTTCAATCTTACGCGCTCAATTTTTTCGATCTGTGTCCCACTTAATTTATGAAGTGAGCGAGGGTGTTTCTTGAACTTGGCTTATTCATTATCAAGCTATCAAGATTTGATCAAATATTATGTTACAAGGTCTTCGACTTTTTGCTTTCATGGATAAATTCATCTAAAGTGTTATGCCCCTGAGAGTTGATGATCATTTGCAAGTTGGAAAATATACTTTGTCAAAATAGAATTAACCTTGCAAGGTACACTTACATCTACCCTCATTTAGTGACACTAAGAAGTTATAAGATTGAAAGTTGGCTTGCAAACCATCAGATCAgctatattaaaaaatatattaaagaacaaaaaacaaaaagaggagGGGAGTTTTGCCTAGTCCCCATGTTCATAGATCTAACATGGGGGTCCTCTTTGCCAAATTCAATAATGATTTACTAGATGAATAAAGGTAACGAACCTCCCTGGCTAGGGTACAACATGGAAAAATTAGTGAACAAGGCGTGCCCTAATATACTATATCTTaagtatacatatatatattcgaccagaaaaataaaaaagtatgtgtgtgtgtatatatataatcacAATATGAGGGTGTGTAACTTTCCCACATGATGCTCTCTTGTCCCTTCTCTTTGGAGTCTTGTCTAAACGTACATTTTAACCCTGAAAAAACCACTTGATGATGACCACACAAACATAGCACAACAAGCCTGTTTCGCCATCAAAGACTTCGAAAAGCTCTTCGACCTTCCTATGCCAATTGTCCAACTTGGGTTTAGGTATTTCGGAAAGTAGTGCCATTGTCCCATTAAATGCTTGCTTTTTCGCTTTGACCATAACACAACCATTCCTCCCAAGAAATAGAGTGGAAGTTTCTTGCGAAAGATCACGAGCTGCATCTTTTATCGACTATACTTCTTCCGGGATATACGCGGAGAAAATATCTCAAGATGCTGCTCAATTTGATTTGGATGGGTGATTAGGGCCAAACATGTGCTATCTGTTAAATGGTTTTATATATGTCAATAGACATGCGGCCCCGCTGGTAAAGGAATTAGGGAAAGGGAAAGTTAGTATCATAGTTGTGGGGTTTCGACTCTCGCACTTTGCAAAGAGGTATAGTAAAAGTCAAAGAAAGACCAAATTTTCAATCATAATCGAGTTGTGCatcaacggttgagatcgatCCAGACATCCATGAAAATACAATGTATAAAGAGAAGACGCATAGTCTCTCAAGCGAGGCATGCTACTCTTCTCATTTCATAGCTTCTCATAAAGTGTTAACCACATATTAATATCTTTGTCTTCCAGTAAAATACAATTATGAGTGCCGAAAACCCAATAACTGAATGGTTTATGATAATGGGTAAGCATCGGCTACACATAGCATGAGATTAGTAAGTACGTCGTAAACGGCGCGATTTTTAATAATTGGTCATTACACGACAGATCTCTTCTTCTAAGCAATTTGAAACTATTGTTCTTTATTTTATATCTCACACGACAAATCACAATGCATACGATAAATTCTAATGCATTTGAAATTAGGCTGCGATATAAACTGACCACTTGATTCTAATCAGCTGGTTTGGGATAGTAAGAACAAAAGCATACGGCAGAATTTGAATCTCACAGATTATGCAGACGAGTCTCTcagtctttctttctttttctttttctttttctgtaatGTCTTCATCAAATGAATAGTTTAATGGGTATATAATATGATAATCAAAAGGGcgcatataataaaaaaaattaaaagaggagGGGAAGTGGGATTTGCTGTCTTAGTTGCATCAACTACtgtgctttctctctctatcactaGTTTCCTGCTCTAGGGATTCCCTCTATTCCTCCCTCTTTCACCAGAGAATGTTACAGTGTCTGCTCCTgtcaagactctctctctttctctctctctctctctctctctagatctcgAAGTTGCTGAGACTCATCTGGAAAAAAGCTCGATTTTACCTCTCTGTCCTCTTCTTGGATTTCGAATGTCCTCCTTAATATTCCCTTCTTATTACAATAAACATctgttcagttttttttttttcatctttccgGATAAAGAATGTTAGGAACATATTATCTCTACTTAATAGAatggcaatttttttcaaaaaagaaacttgTGAAAAAGTGCATCAAACGAGAACACGTCGTATTTTGACCCGAGTGTCCCTATAATACTAAAGAAAGTTTGCAACTCGCTCGCGTCGTGAAATTAAGTCATTTCATTATAAGTACGCCTAACCCGTATTTTGAGCATACTCGTTTAACAAAGTCCTCCATGATAGATTGATATTTGTTTTTTATGATATGcgcatttaattattttcttaatatagttatctttcattttttttatttttatttttcgatatGCTTACTGAATTTTATAGAATGGATCGATATTATATACACTGTCTACATAATCTTTTTCTCTTTACACATCCCACGCCTCTCACCACTTATTTGGGTAGTTCTGTGTTCGGCAAGCAACCAATTATTCGTATCAAAGGTAACATATACGAGACGTGTAGATTAAAGAAACAAGAGCTTAAAATGCATACTTAATACCAATCCCATAACCCTAAAATTAAGAAGGAATTTTGTACGTACTAAAAGGCTTATGAACGCAATACAAGTGGTGCAAGTCATTCATTAAAGAATTATTAACAAAAATTCTCTCCCCCCCAACAATAAGATTCCATTTCTTGACCCGATCCATCACGTGAAATGACAAACATTAGTCTTACATTCTAATTTGATAAGAATAATAGAATAATTAACATCTCTCTATCTCATGTATCCGTGTAGCATACATAATAGATCGACCCCCATCAAGAAAAGACTCACGTCGCCACCTGCTATTTGTCCGCACCCTCTTTGTTTCCAAACGATTCCTTCCTTTCCCTTCTctattttagagagagaaggaaagaccAGGAAATGCTGAGTAACTGTGACAAGACGAGCATTCTtgtcttcccttcttcttcaactgCTAACGAGTGGACGCAGGTGACCCTCGCTTCGCTCTCGAATTTTtcagtttcatttttctttatttctttctttttgaggtcttttGGCCAAGACACAATTATTAGACAAGCGAGAACATGGCCCCTCCAATGTTTTTTGTTCCTTAGCTCTTGTCGCCGAATCTCGTTTCCTGTCCTTCTCATCTCTTGCCCTCTCATTGCCTTCATTTGTGCGTCTGTTACCCTCCCAGGATCGGATGATAGATGAGAAGTGCTTGAACAGCAGCAGCATGGCTTCCACAGGTGCTCCTCTCATGGAGAAGAACACGCCAccccagcagcagcagcagcagcagcagcagcaacatcaACCTCTGAATTGTCCTAGGTGCGATTCGTCCAACACCAAGTTCTGCTACTACAACAACTACAGCTTGACGCAGCCCAGGCACTTCTGCAAGTCCTGCAAGCGGTACTGGACCCGCGGTGGAACCCTAAGGAACGTCCCCGTCGGCGGCGGCTGCCGCAAGAACAAGCGTGTCAAGCGCCCCGCCTcagcctcggcctcggcctcagCTGCCGACACTGGTCCTTCGTGTTCCGCTAGAGCTCCATCAGATCATCATCCCCCTCCTCATCAGACCCACATGGAGAATTTCTCTTCAAGTGGCTCAAACCATAACAGCAACCCGATGAGTTTGGGCCCTTTGTTTTATGGTAACCCAACTGATCAAATGAACAATAATCTCGCATTTTCTAGgctcacttcttcttcttctgtgtaTGATCTGCATCCTCAGTTGGGTGCTCTGGGGCGAGGGTTTTCGTCTTCTGCGATCATCCCTGCAAATTCTTGTGCAGACACCAGCAGTTTCCAAGAAGGTTTTAATGccaataacgcctcaggcctcAGTGTTCAAGATTTGGCTCCAATCACGAACCCGCTTCATCTTCCCAGCTACTGGTTTGGCACTTCTTCATCACCGTCATCTTCCTCTTCGtgttccaccaccaccactgtTCCTACCATGGCTTCTCTGATTGCATCTAGCGTTCACCATCAGCAGCAGAAATTCATCAATGCCTCAGGCCTGAGAGAATCTAGAGGACTAGTCCATAGTGGTTTCAAGCCATTGTCTCCATTGGAGGAGTTTCAAAGGCTTCGCAGCAACGGTGAAGTCAAGATTGAACAAGGCCAAAGCAGGAGCATTGGGTGGAGTGGGAGTATTCCGTGCCAGAACCCGGTGGATCAAATCGGGGTATTGCCCGATCCGGGATCGGTTTGTTGGAGCTCATTAAACGTGGGCAATTCTTGGCATGATCCCACTAGTATTGGTCTTCATCAGTCCCTTATTTGATCTCAGccccaagaagaaagaaagggaaaaccGTCATTCTTCAGCCACaaatctccctctctttcttagTGACTTCGGGCTTCTTTCAGCTTTCTGAAACTACCCTAGCTAGGTGTGTGATTTCCTTccttttggggttttcttttctttcttgatctTATGGTTTGGAGGGGTTTTTCTTAGAGATTggctaaaggaaaaaataaaagaaaatacaaagaaTGTGAAGTGATTCCTGGTGAGAGAAGCTTGGATCGGAGCGATCATGTCAGCtgcataaagaaaaaagaaagaagaaagaagaaggaacttCAGCCTGTTTGGTTTTATCAGTCGCAGGTTGAGACAGAACAATCTTTCTTATTGCGCTGAGAGGAACCTCGGATCCTCTTCATGTCTCATCACCATCATCgacaccaccatcatcatcatcatcaccatcactgTGGAGTTGCCTGGGGATTTCTTGAAGAAAGGACCTTTGGCTTTTGCATCTTTTTTATCTAGTGCTGTAAGTTGGTCATCGgcgtttccctttttccctttttgatgtTTTTCCACGTGTATGTACACATTTGCATAACTTAGTTTGCACTTTAATTCCTAGTCTTTGGGGATACTTTAAATTGGAGGTATACAATGTCTTCAATGGGATCATTGGACTAATCTATTTATCATCTTTACTTTCGCTTTTGGGGGGGAATTTTCCTATTGGAAGTGAGAAGATTTGGGTATAGTAGTATAGAAAAGAGGGAGATTGTTTCTTATTTTGCAATGTGAACTCTTCCCTTTTTATGTGAtctatatattttctttttgccacaCAATGTTCTTATTTATGTATGCTTATTCTCAGTAGGTTTCTGAGCATTTGCTATTGAAGCAATTGGGAATTTTTGAGTGATTTTTTTGATGACTTTTTCGGATTGGAAAAATTGTAAAGCTGACTAAAATCTTTAACTATAAGATCCTATCAGTTTCCACGTTAATTTTATAGTAACTGCGGTAAGATTAATGCGCCGTGTAGCATAgaataaatatttatttgtaGTTCGTGGAGTATAGCGAGTCCGTGTTTTGGATAGAAGAGAGATGATTTTGGGAGTAGAGCTACTTCAAGTAGGGTTTCAGAGACAAAATCTGTAGTATGATTGGCTTTATGCTCTACGAATTTGACTAGTAACTTGGATACTAGTGTCCTGTCATGACTTATAGCCCAGATATTCTCTGGTACATCCTcacattcctctctctctctctctctctctctctctcaacagaTTATGATGCATCGAGGATGAGTAATGGCTGGTTCGGTTAAGCTTAGTATAAATAGTTCTTGTTCCATATCCGATTATAATTCGTCACATTATATAGTATATCAATTTTGCACATCAGTTCAGTCTGTATATTGCATTGTTCATGCCAAAATATAAGGTAAATTCTAGGATCGATCATGAGCTAATTAGTTTCATAATTTGTGTGACTATACTACTTTCTTCGGATCTCGGAAAAATATACTCTTGAAATGTCCGGCATTTACTTGATACATAAGCATGACTACCTAGACAAAAAGAGACCTTAGTTGCATTAGACAGAAGAACAATTTTCCATGTACTAAGATTAGAGAGAAGAGTGTGCTTGGTATACAAGAGCTAGTTTATAAAGTTTGTCTGCTAATTGATGTGGTACGCTATTGTCGAGTATGAAACATGATACAGCTATTTAAATGTTCAGATTTATTACTTGAAACGTTACTTGACGAATCAATTTAGTATAGTCAATATTATTCGGGACACAAGCGGTCGAAAAGATCGAGGAATGCTAATCTATTTGACTGCTCCACCAAACGGTCCATGGGGAACTTTAGTGGCAATTGCGGGAAGTTTCGAGACTGCGGCCAGACTGGAACTTTGAGAGTTTCAAACAGCATTTTCCATGTGATGGTTATAACAATGTTGCTAAAAAGTCTTGCTGGTTTTTGTCTGGTTAAGACCTAGCAGTGCATGGATAATCTCCCTATGAATATGTTACCgccatctccatctctctctctctctctctctctctctctctctctctctctctctctctctcaacttgaCCCGCTGTACTTGGCTACTGCCGCCGCCGATTGAAGCCGCAACCAGCCTCTTCCGCAGGCCGGCCACCACTATCGCTGCCCCCATCTCTTCTCTTGTTTGTCCTTGAGCATCTCTATGCGTGTTAGTAATTGCGCATCGTGTGCAGAAACTAAGTTCCCACTTACGACCCATGTAACGAGCTGCGCCAAGTAAAAAGTGTAGAACAATTAGCTGCAGCCCGATCACTCTCCCCCCTCTATCTTTCTTTCCCTGTCTCATCACTCCATCTCTGTGCTTGGTTTTGTCCATCGTTTAAGCCCATCGAGACCTCGGATCAGCTTGATTCAAGGTGGTCAACTTCAACCCGAGGTTTCCCGAAACCCTAAAGTTAGCTCGGGGCTTCAATGAACTCGAGTCGAGGCAATCTGTGGGGAACCTAAGTGACAAGCACAAGAGAATAGAATGACACTGTTATCAACGGATTTTCAACCTTTAAATTTTAGTTATGAAATGGTGAGAGTATTAATGTATGTATTTGCAGTTATATCCCATTAACATGACATGGAAAAAAATCCACGATTATAAACTAAGAGAATATCGATTAGTTACAGTTTTGAGCTATCTACATTGGACGATTTAGCCTTGTAGAGGTCAATTGCATTATGGGAAAATTActgaaaaagttttaaatctattgcaattgtgccaattcagttctaaacttttttttggccaattaagtcctaaaccttttatatttatgccaattcaaacCAGGTTTGGCCGGCCAATGCTGATGTGGCaatatttaacaatattttttcaaaatatatatttacttttttatttttttttccttttttactttcctttctttttattctttctcttctccttcttcctctagcctaCTCGTCTCAAGCCGGTCACCAGGTTGGCGACGGGCCGGAGAaggaacgaagaagaagaaaaagaaagaaaagaaaaaaagataggaTTGGAGACCAGAAGCATACCTTTCTAGTAAATCGGTTAAAAAAAAGCTCTTTTAGCTAGGGCTTGGCCACCCGCTTGTAATTCAAGTCCTACCTTAACCTTAAACGATCGGTTAAGCCAACCGGAAATATCAATACATCGGGTGAGGCGGAGTGCACCTTTTGTACTTCAGAGGGGCAAGCTTTGTATTGTTGTGCTTTCAGCAATTGCATAGCCCTCCCGACGTATAAAAAATtgttcgaaaaaaattaaaatattagtaaaaattatctacatcaatGCCAGCATCCATATCGGTGCCAAccggccaaagttggtcggatggactgaattggtacacttataaaaaatttaggaattttttgatacttttcccattGCATGCTCAATTTCTAATAAATGTCATATAATGGTACCGTGTAGGGTATGGATGAGTATTTATcgtcattttccttaaaattacACAGGTTATGAATTGAGAAAAGCCTACACCCATCTACATAATCATCTAAATTACGAGACGTTTTATATGTATTGTACCTAATAAATTAACGTTTTTAGTGTTTCGCTGATGTAATGAGAGTGAAAAAAAACAATGTACATACATGGCTCGATATAATATGATGCAATCAAACTCTTCaaatataaataatgattgACCTTCCATATGATTAATTAACTTATGAAAAGATATGAAATAAGTTAGAGTTTGAAGCACTTTTGTGCGAGTATAATATGAGACAGGTTAGACTTTCAGCCAATTTGAAGCACTTTTGGTCGGAGTTATGCTGTTTGAGTCGCATTACAGTTCAAGATAGAAGCGGGTAAGCATAGAATGCTTGTggataattgtctaaaaagtcttaaatgtATTGTACGACATTGAATTCggtccataaactttttaattgtgccaatttagtcctaaaccttttctaggtcaatttaatcctaaaccttttgaaaatttgtcaatttagccctaTACATATCATTTGGATATTTGGCCAAAAGGACAACATTAACAAAtggtaaaaaggtttatgactagaTTGGCCAATCAtcgaaagatttagaactaaattagcacaattgaaaagtttatgactaaatcggtaaatcgtcaaaaaatttagaactaaattggctcaatcgaaaagtttaggactgaattgccctccatataataaatttagaaatttttagacaatttttccgaATGCCCAACCACGTCCGAGCTTGTTGGCATAACtttaaattatatttcaaaGACTTAAGTTTAGCTGCGCCTCAAGCGACGATCAAAGCACAAACTCACAAATGGAGGAAGTCATATCTCAGAGTTTCACCACATTGACCTGCAGCGCCTCCTCCGCCATTTGACGCGGCATCGACCGCGGTCGCGGTCGGTGGAGTTATTCACCATCCGTAGAAACTCGAAGTATTTTTCGCTAAAATTGGTGGAGTTATTCTTGATCTTCATTTCTGAAAAACGTCttcaatttcaaatcccgagccGACCTAACACGAGCTCAATCTCTTCTCGTGCACCACCTCGGCTACTTGAGCTTCCAAGCTCGCGGCCATGGCTGCTAGATACGGAGTCTCGTCGCCATGGACACTCAATCTCGAGTCTCACGGTTGCCATGGCCACCATGTTCGAGCTTGCGGCCATGGCTGCTAGATCCGGATACTAGTGGCCATGGACACTCGATCCGGAGTCTCACGGTCGCCATGGCTCCGGAacttgagctcgagctcacGACATCCCTATCCGCCGGATGCAGAGTGATGTGGCCATTCACTAGATCCTGTGTTGGAGATATGATTGGAGATATGAAGGATATTTGTTGAAGATATGAAGGGATTTGATTGTGATACCGATTACGATTGCGGACTAATTAGTTTCGTAGACGTAatcttgtatattttctttctatttccttcttccttccttgTACTATAAATATGTACACACAAGTGTGACAAAATACAGAATAGAGTTTCCTCCAATATTCTTCAGTTTTtgtcatggtatcagagctctcTATCCTGGCCTAGCTTCCGCAAAATATCTTCCGGTATTGCCTCCGTTTTTGTTTTCTCCGATCCGTTGTTGCAACCCTagaatttgcaaaacaagtcaGCAACCCGGTAGGAATCCACTACTACGATACCATGACAACAAATCAAAACACCAGCTTCGGTGAAACCCATGATCCTTCATTGAAAGAAATGTCAAACTCACCTCAAAATCAAATCCCTTCATATCTTCAGCAAATATCCTTCATATCTCCAATCATATCTCCAACTACATTCAATTCTGAAAATTGCTTCTTTCAGGACCATTCGACCGGCAAAATGATGGGCTCGGGTAGTATCGCACAAGGATTATATTTCTGGACCGATTTTTCGAAATTCTTCGATAAGAATGTCTCTTGTAATTCTATCACCAGTAATAAAAATCTTGTTTCTCAACGTCTGGGTCATAGTGCTCgttttcctcatccaaaatgtcCAATCTGCCCTTTGGCAAAGCAAACGCGAACATCATTTCCAATTAGTACAACTCGAGCTACTAGtcctttttcattgattcataTAGATATTTGGGGTCCCTACCACACTCCACATCGTGATGGATCTCGGTTTTTCCTCACTATTGTTGATGACTATACCCGAGCCACTTGGGTTTTTCTTATGCAATCAAAGAGTCAAACCTTTTCTCATTTGTCGAACTTCATTTCCTTAGTTAAAAATCAGTTTGACAATCCTGTCCAAAGAATTCATTCGGATAATGGGCGCGAGTTTTTCACTAGCGAATGCAATTCTTTTCTATCCTCTCATGGGATACTCCATGAAAGCTCTTGCACATACACCccccaacaaaatggggttGTTGAGCGCAAACATCGACATCTTTTGGAAGTAGCTCGAGCACTAAAATATCAAGCTTCAATTCTTGAAACCTTTTGGGGAGATTGTGTGATCACGGCAGCCTATTTAATCAACCGCATGCCAACTCGAATTCTTGAAGGACGAACTCCTTTCGAGATGCTTTTTGGGAAACAGCCCGAGATCGATCATCTAAGAGTATTTGGCTGTCTATGTTATGTGACGATTGTGGGCCCTCGGGATAAAATGGATCCTCGTGCCCTTCAATGTGTTTTTATGGGATACCCTTCTCTACGTAAAGGATATCGAGTTATGGAGATATCCTCGGGACGCTTTTTTGTAAGTCGGGATGTCATTTTCCACGAAGATGTGTTCCCATTCCAAGAAATGATAGCTTCGTCACAAAAATCCTTCTCGGCCCCCGATTACAGGCCCTTTTTATCGGAAGAAGATCTATCCGTGGCTCCTCAATGCATCTTCGTTGCACCCGAACCGCTTGTGCCGGTGAATATTGGTTCAATGGACCAAGCAATTGAATCTCCAATATTATTATCCGAGGAGAATAATTCGTTTATGGCATCTTCACCACCTCTTATTGATGAATCTTCTCCAGCAATTCTAGAACAGACGATTCTTGAGCCACCTCGCCGTTACGAACGCCGAGTTTGTCCTCCTACATGGACCAAAGATTACGGATGTCCTACATTGGATTCTCCAGGTACACACTATCCAATCTCCTCATACGTCTCATTTAGTCGATTATCAACAGAACACACGTCTTGCATTAGTCGCATTTCCGAGGAACAGGAACCGTCCTCTTATATAGAAGCAAGACGTGATCCATGGTGGCAAAATGCTATGGAGGCCGAGTTAAAAGCTCTTGTAGAAAACCATACCTGGGACATTGTCCCGTTACCCTCACATAGAAAACCCATTGGCTGCAAGTGGGTATACAAGATA
This sequence is a window from Rhodamnia argentea isolate NSW1041297 chromosome 3, ASM2092103v1, whole genome shotgun sequence. Protein-coding genes within it:
- the LOC115750399 gene encoding dof zinc finger protein DOF1.4 isoform X2 encodes the protein MLSNCDKTSILVFPSSSTANEWTQDRMIDEKCLNSSSMASTGAPLMEKNTPPQQQQQQQQQQHQPLNCPRCDSSNTKFCYYNNYSLTQPRHFCKSCKRYWTRGGTLRNVPVGGGCRKNKRVKRPASASASASAADTGPSCSARAPSDHHPPPHQTHMENFSSSGSNHNSNPMSLGPLFYGNPTDQMNNNLAFSRLTSSSSVYDLHPQLGALGRGFSSSAIIPANSCADTSSFQEGFNANNASGLSVQDLAPITNPLHLPSYWFGTSSSPSSSSSCSTTTTVPTMASLIASSVHHQQQKFINASGLRESRGLVHSGFKPLSPLEEFQRLRSNGEVKIEQGQSRSIGWSGSIPCQNPVDQIGVLPDPGSVCWSSLNVGNSWHDPTSIGLHQSLI
- the LOC115750399 gene encoding dof zinc finger protein DOF1.4 isoform X1; its protein translation is MLSNCDKTSILVFPSSSTANEWTQVTLASLSNFSVSFFFISFFLRSFGQDTIIRQARTWPLQCFLLDRMIDEKCLNSSSMASTGAPLMEKNTPPQQQQQQQQQQHQPLNCPRCDSSNTKFCYYNNYSLTQPRHFCKSCKRYWTRGGTLRNVPVGGGCRKNKRVKRPASASASASAADTGPSCSARAPSDHHPPPHQTHMENFSSSGSNHNSNPMSLGPLFYGNPTDQMNNNLAFSRLTSSSSVYDLHPQLGALGRGFSSSAIIPANSCADTSSFQEGFNANNASGLSVQDLAPITNPLHLPSYWFGTSSSPSSSSSCSTTTTVPTMASLIASSVHHQQQKFINASGLRESRGLVHSGFKPLSPLEEFQRLRSNGEVKIEQGQSRSIGWSGSIPCQNPVDQIGVLPDPGSVCWSSLNVGNSWHDPTSIGLHQSLI
- the LOC115750399 gene encoding dof zinc finger protein DOF1.4 isoform X3, with amino-acid sequence MLSNCDKTSILVFPSSSTANEWTQVTLASLSNFSVSFFFISFFLRSFGQDTIIRQARTWPLQCFLLDRMIDEKCLNSSSMASTGAPLMEKNTPPQQQQQQQQQQHQPLNCPRCDSSNTKFCYYNNYSLTQPRHFCKSCKRYWTRGGTLRNVPVGGGCRKNKRVKRPASASASASAADTGPSCSARAPSDHHPPPHQTHMENFSSSGSNHNSNPMSLGPLFYDTSSFQEGFNANNASGLSVQDLAPITNPLHLPSYWFGTSSSPSSSSSCSTTTTVPTMASLIASSVHHQQQKFINASGLRESRGLVHSGFKPLSPLEEFQRLRSNGEVKIEQGQSRSIGWSGSIPCQNPVDQIGVLPDPGSVCWSSLNVGNSWHDPTSIGLHQSLI